A section of the Candidatus Methylomirabilota bacterium genome encodes:
- a CDS encoding ABC transporter ATP-binding protein, which yields MSAISVNHISRFWGATRAVDDVSFEAAAGKMLVLLGPSGCGKSTTLRLIAGLEQVSGGTVLIGGADVTHLPPAQRKLSMVFQSYALFPHLSVAENIVFGLRVRRVPAAERVERLKRVADLLGLDGLLDRKPSQLSGGQQQRVALGRAIIAETAVCLMDEPLSNLDAQLRLEMRREIRSLQQKLGVTMVYVTHDQTEAMSMADQVILLRDGRVEQDATPAELYARPATVFAARFIGTPPMNVLTLADGPSGAVIEGSTGPTVLPGPGAGLLLGVRPEEIRLAIDGGLAALVTTVEYLGADSILTCAVGAQTLAVRASGRVELPAGTPVHLTWSKDAVHVFDSQRGGERT from the coding sequence GTGTCGGCGATCTCCGTCAATCACATAAGCCGTTTCTGGGGCGCAACCCGCGCCGTGGACGACGTCAGCTTCGAGGCGGCCGCGGGCAAGATGCTGGTGCTGCTCGGCCCTTCGGGCTGCGGCAAGTCCACGACACTCCGGCTCATCGCGGGGCTCGAGCAGGTCTCGGGCGGCACGGTCCTGATCGGCGGCGCTGACGTCACGCACCTGCCTCCGGCGCAACGGAAACTTTCCATGGTCTTCCAGTCGTACGCGCTCTTCCCGCACCTGTCGGTCGCGGAGAACATCGTCTTCGGCCTGCGGGTGCGCCGCGTGCCCGCGGCCGAGCGCGTGGAGCGGCTCAAGCGCGTGGCGGACCTGCTCGGCTTGGACGGCCTGCTCGATCGCAAGCCGTCACAGCTCTCGGGAGGCCAGCAGCAGCGCGTGGCCCTCGGCCGCGCCATCATCGCCGAGACGGCCGTGTGCCTCATGGACGAGCCGCTCTCCAACCTCGACGCCCAGCTCCGCCTCGAGATGCGGCGCGAGATCAGGAGCCTCCAGCAGAAGCTCGGCGTCACGATGGTGTACGTCACGCACGACCAGACCGAGGCCATGAGCATGGCCGACCAGGTCATCCTTCTGCGCGACGGGCGCGTCGAGCAGGACGCCACGCCGGCGGAGCTGTACGCGCGCCCCGCCACGGTCTTCGCCGCGCGCTTCATCGGCACGCCGCCCATGAACGTGCTGACTCTCGCCGACGGCCCCAGCGGCGCGGTCATCGAGGGCAGTACGGGCCCAACCGTCCTGCCGGGACCCGGTGCCGGGCTCCTGCTGGGAGTGCGACCCGAGGAGATACGCCTGGCAATCGACGGCGGGCTCGCCGCCCTCGTCACGACCGTGGAGTACCTCGGCGCCGATTCGATCCTGACCTGCGCCGTCGGCGCCCAGACGCTCGCAGTGCGGGCCTCCGGACGGGTCGAGCTGCCGGCCGGCACGCCGGTCCACCTGACATGGAGCAAGGACGCGGTCCACGTATTCGATTCTCAACGAGGAGGAGAACGCACATGA
- a CDS encoding ABC transporter substrate-binding protein, translated as MIVNAIARVTAALLLACFAGGALPAAAQQPVEVSFYYPVAVGGPVTKIIDGLAADFQKENPGIKVKPIYAGTYQETIVKVLTALKSGEAPQMSVLLSTDMFTIIDEDAVIPFDDIATSAEDKTWLKGFFPAFMLNSQTGGKTWGIPFQRSTIVIYWNKELFKEAGLDPNRAPANWAEQIEYAKKLTKRDASGNVTQWGLKVPSSGFPYWLFQGFTTQNDVLLMNPAGTETYYDKPAVVEALQYWVDLSKTHKVMPPGIIEWGTTPKDFFERQTAMMWTTTGNLTNVKNNAKFEFGVAMLPAGKRRGSPTGGGNFHIFKKSTLAQQAASLKFIKWITSPQRAAQWGIDTGYVAVRPDAWETPVMKQYVGGFPAAAVARDQLPYAVAELSTHDNQRVTKALNDGLQAALTGTKTAEQAMKDAQREAERILRASRR; from the coding sequence ATGATCGTCAATGCCATCGCACGCGTGACTGCCGCACTGCTGCTTGCCTGCTTCGCGGGCGGCGCGCTTCCCGCCGCGGCCCAGCAGCCGGTCGAGGTGTCCTTCTACTACCCCGTGGCCGTCGGGGGCCCTGTAACCAAGATCATCGATGGCCTCGCGGCGGACTTCCAGAAAGAGAACCCGGGCATCAAGGTCAAGCCGATCTACGCCGGCACCTACCAGGAGACCATCGTCAAGGTGCTGACGGCGCTCAAGAGCGGCGAGGCGCCCCAGATGTCGGTGCTGCTCTCGACCGACATGTTCACGATCATCGACGAAGACGCCGTCATCCCCTTCGACGACATCGCGACCAGCGCCGAGGACAAGACGTGGCTCAAGGGCTTCTTTCCGGCCTTCATGCTCAACAGCCAGACGGGCGGCAAGACCTGGGGCATCCCCTTCCAACGCTCGACGATCGTCATCTATTGGAACAAGGAGCTGTTCAAGGAGGCGGGGCTCGACCCGAATCGCGCGCCGGCGAACTGGGCGGAGCAGATCGAATACGCCAAGAAGCTGACGAAGCGCGACGCGAGCGGCAACGTCACGCAGTGGGGGCTGAAGGTGCCGTCCTCCGGCTTCCCCTACTGGCTCTTCCAGGGCTTCACGACACAGAACGACGTCCTGCTGATGAACCCGGCCGGCACCGAGACCTACTACGACAAGCCCGCCGTGGTCGAAGCGCTCCAGTACTGGGTCGACCTGAGCAAGACGCACAAGGTCATGCCCCCGGGCATCATCGAGTGGGGCACGACGCCGAAGGACTTCTTCGAGCGCCAGACCGCGATGATGTGGACGACCACGGGCAACCTGACCAACGTGAAGAACAACGCCAAGTTCGAGTTCGGCGTCGCCATGCTGCCGGCCGGCAAGCGACGCGGCTCGCCGACGGGCGGCGGCAACTTCCACATCTTCAAGAAGAGCACGCTCGCCCAGCAGGCGGCCTCGCTCAAGTTCATCAAGTGGATCACCTCGCCCCAGCGCGCGGCCCAGTGGGGCATCGACACGGGCTACGTCGCCGTGCGGCCAGACGCGTGGGAGACGCCGGTAATGAAGCAGTACGTGGGGGGGTTCCCCGCCGCCGCCGTGGCGCGCGACCAGCTACCGTACGCGGTCGCGGAGCTGTCGACGCACGACAACCAACGCGTGACAAAAGCGCTCAACGACGGGCTCCAGGCTGCGCTGACCGGCACCAAGACGGCGGAGCAGGCGATGAAGGACGCCCAGCGCGAGGCCGAGCGCATCTTGCGGGCTTCCCGGCGCTAG
- a CDS encoding sugar ABC transporter permease codes for MHRQTVQGWLLLLPAALLLVTFTHFPTAATLYHSFFSTAKPSRPSVWVGLDNYRAMVEDPVFWQVLGNNIWYALATIPLSIVLAILMAIWVNGKIPGRSLLRLSFFTPTVLPMIAVANIWLFFYTPGYGLLEQITGLFGLPSHNWLGSQSTALPCLIVVTVWKEAGFFMIFYLAALQSMSPNLGEAAALMGAGRWYFFRRVTFPLLMPTTLFVLVNAVINSFRLVDHIIVMTKGGPDNATSLLLYYIYDVGFKFWDAGYAAALTLVLLVILAAFAMGQFLFLDRRVHYQ; via the coding sequence GTGCATCGCCAGACCGTGCAGGGGTGGCTGCTGCTGCTGCCCGCGGCCCTGCTGCTCGTGACGTTCACGCACTTTCCGACGGCGGCGACGCTGTACCACAGCTTTTTCTCGACCGCCAAGCCGAGCCGTCCATCCGTCTGGGTGGGGCTCGACAACTACCGGGCGATGGTCGAGGACCCGGTGTTCTGGCAGGTCCTCGGCAATAACATCTGGTACGCGCTCGCCACCATTCCGCTGTCGATCGTGCTGGCGATCCTCATGGCGATCTGGGTCAACGGCAAGATCCCCGGCCGCAGCCTCCTGCGCCTGTCCTTCTTCACGCCGACGGTGCTGCCGATGATCGCAGTCGCCAACATCTGGCTCTTCTTCTACACGCCGGGCTACGGCCTCCTCGAGCAGATCACGGGGCTCTTCGGCCTGCCGAGCCACAACTGGCTCGGCAGCCAGAGCACCGCGCTCCCCTGCCTCATCGTCGTCACGGTCTGGAAGGAAGCGGGCTTCTTCATGATCTTCTACTTGGCGGCGCTCCAGTCCATGTCGCCCAACCTGGGCGAGGCGGCCGCGCTCATGGGCGCGGGGCGCTGGTACTTCTTCCGGCGCGTGACCTTCCCGCTGCTGATGCCGACCACGCTCTTCGTGCTGGTCAACGCCGTGATCAACTCCTTCAGGCTGGTGGACCACATCATCGTGATGACCAAGGGCGGGCCGGACAACGCCACGTCGCTGCTCCTCTATTACATCTACGACGTCGGCTTCAAGTTCTGGGACGCGGGCTACGCCGCGGCGCTGACGCTGGTGCTGCTGGTCATCCTGGCGGCCTTCGCCATGGGCCAGTTCCTCTTCCTCGACCG